The [Clostridium] scindens ATCC 35704 nucleotide sequence ATCTGCTGGGAGATGGACTTGATATGAAGTTCTGTCCCTTCCATGATGATCTGTCCGGTATGCTCCGGGTGCAGGCCCATCAGGCATTCGAACACTTCGCTTCGCCCGGCTCCCATAAGTCCATAGATTCCAAGCACTTCGCCTTTCTTCAGTTCGAAGTTCAGGTGATCCACCAGGTAGCCGCCGCCCGCCTTTGGAAGGCATAAATCTTTCACTTCCAGGACATTTTCCACCTTGCTCCAGTCTACTTCCCGATCCCGCTTCGGATAAGACTTGGCTCCGCCGGTCATCTGATGCACGATCCATGGCACGTCAATATCCTTGACATCCGCGTCAGCCACATACTTGCCATCCCGAAGGATCGTCACGTGATCGCCGATCTCCATGATCTCTTCGAGCCTGTGGGAAATATATACGATGGAGATTCCGGCTGCGGTAAGCTCTCTCATAATCTTGAAGAGGACCTTGACTTCCTGCTGGCTCAGAGACGAGGTCGGCTCATCCATGATCAGCACCTTCAGGTCATCCTCCACCAGATTTCTGGCAATCTCGATCATCTGCTGCTGTCCGACTCTAAGTTCTCCCACCTTCGCATTCAGGTCAAGCGGATGCTCCAGCCTCTCAAGGACCTTGCTGGCTCCATCCATATGTACCTTGTTATCCAGGACAACCTTGCCCTTGGTTTTCTCTTTGTTCATATAGATGTTCTGGTATACATTCAGGTTTGGGAACAGGCTCAGTTCCTGGTGGATGATGCCGATTCCGTTCTTCCTTGCCTCTGTCGTATTCTTGAAGAATACTTCCTTATCCCCGATATACATCTTGCCTTCATTCGGCTGTTCGATTCCGGCAATCATCTTCATCAGGGTGGATTTGCCGGCGCCATTCTCTCCGATCAGCACGTTAACCTTCCCTCTTAGCAGGTCAAAAGATACTTCGTCAAGAGCCTTTGTACCTGGATAGATCTTGCTTATCTTTTCTGCATGGAGAAATACATCATCCCTGCATTTATATGTTTCGCCCATAGTCTATATCTCCTTCTTTGCTTGGCAATCCGTTACTTTGCTTCCAGTACCACAGGCGTAATCAGCACATCCGAACTTCCGCTGGATACCGTAAATGCTCCTACAAATGAAATCGTCTTTCCCTGCAGGGATTCCGGCTTCGCCGGCCCAACAACATCCTTGGCTACGATCTCGTTAATACTCTGGGATACCGCTGCCCACTGTTCCTGATTCTTGTAATCTCCAAATTTGATAAAGCCAAGCGTGTCCCGGATGGATGATCCTTTGTATACCGGTCCGATCTGGATCTTGACGGATTCCGTCCCGTTATATCCCTCCAGTTTGACGGACATGTATCCTGCCTGGGACTGAGTATTGACTTCTTCCACGGTTCCGGTGCCTTTTACCGCATAACTGAGTTCTCCGGACTTGCCCATGGAATAACTTCCGTATTCTTCTGCCAGAGCGGTCAGATCTCCATTGGACTGTTCCAGGAATTCTTTTAAGTCTACAGCCTTTGCATTGAGTTCCGGCAGCGCCGATTCTTCCCATATGGCTGCAACGTCGTCCCCAGCGTTAAATTCGACATCTCCGGTATATTTTCCTTCTTCTCCGATCTTGATTACCTTTACGATTCCGCATCCGGTAAGGAGTGTGGATGCTGCAAGTGTAAATGCAAGTGCGAGTGCTAACATACGCTTTTTCATAGCGTCCTCCTTCATATTCTTTATTCGAGAAACATCCCATCCGGGATGTCTATGTTCATCTTCATTTAATACTTTTACATAAAAGAGTCGTTTTTTTATACAGGGAAGCGTTTTTTGCGCCTCCCTGCTCCCTGCATTGTGTCATTGCAAATTATTCCGTGTAAACAAATCCTGCTAACTTGTCTACGTTCTCTGACGTAATCGCGATACAGTCAACCAGCTGTTTTTCATCTACGCCAGTAGATCCTTCTTTGAGGTACTGGTCAGCCTGCTCTACTGCCATCTCAGCGATGACCGCGAACTGCTGAAGCGCTGTTCCGGTAGCATCTCCGGATTTGATCAGGGCTGCTGCCTCGTCGGAACCATCAACGCCGATAACCGGAAGTTTCTTGCCTGCTGCCTGAAGTGCCGCGCACACGCCCTCTAACATGGTGTCATTGCCGCAGATAACGCCTTCGATGTCCGGGTTAGCCTGAAGCATAGCTTCCATCTTGTCATAAGCTTCCGTCTTTTCCCAGTTTGCCGTCTGCTGCGCAACCATTTCCATATCCGGATACTGGTCGATCACCTCATGGAAAGCAGAAGAACGTACGCCTGCGTTGGTATCAGACTCTTTTCCTAACAGTTCTACATATTTTCCTTTTTCACCCATAGCTTCTACGAACTTCTCAGCGATAGCCTTTGCTCCCTGGTAGTTATTTGCTACGATCTGGGAAATAGCAACGCCTTCTTCATTGATCTCACGGTCAATCAGGAATGTCGGGATCCCTGCTTCCCTTGCCTTCTTAACCGCCTCTACCGTAGCATCCGCGCCTGCATTGTCACAGATGATGGCTGCTGCCTTGTCGGCAATCGCGCTGTCGAACAACTCGGTCTGCTTGGTCGGGTCATCATCGTGGGATACTGCTTTTACTTCATATCCAAATTCTTCTGCTTTCGCGGAAGCGGTATCAACCTCTGCCTTGAAAGCCGGATTAGATACGGAAGGAGTGATGATGTACATGATGTTAGAGCCGCCGCCCTTTAACGCTTCGTCATTCTTCTTGTCCTCTGCCTTATCCTCTGTCTTCTTGTCCTCTGCCTTTTTGTCATCTCCTTTGGAGCCGCATCCGACTGCCATCGCTCCAACCATTGCTACTGTAAGCAACACGGCCAATACTTTTTTGAAACCTTTCATTTTTCCGTTCCTCCTTATGTTTTTAAAAGTATTAAATTTCTATATTAACAGGTAGGCCCTGCCAATATCATTTATTTCAATGCTTCGGCCGCCCTCTGGGCAATCCCTTCGGCATTTAGCCCGTAATAGTCAAATACTTCTCTGGATGAGCCGGTAATCACCGGTTCGTCCGGAAGAGACATGTTGATTACCTTCCTTGGGCATTCGCTTCCTACCACCTGGCTTACCATGGAGCCCAGGCCGCCGAACGGCGCATGCTCTTCTACGGTGACCACTGCCTTTGCCCCGGATGCCGTCTCGACGATGGTCTCTTTGTCCAGAGGCTTGATGCAGTACATATCTACAACCGCCGCGCTGATCCCCTGTTCCTTAAGAAGTGCCGCCGCTTCCACCGCAGGCTTTACCATCTCTCCGCAGGCAATGATGGCTACGTCCGTTCCTTCCGTCACTACCGTTGCCTTATCCATTGTAAACGGAACGCTGCCTTCCTCATAGATGTCATCCACGGCGTTTCTTCCAACCCGGATATATGCCGGCTTATCATCTCCAAGCAATTTCTTGACCAGGCACTCCGTCTGGAGTCTGTCGCTTGGAAGATACACTCTCATATTCGGCACTGCCGCCATTGCCGCGATATCCTGGGCGGAATGGTGGCTCATTCCCAGCGCCCCATAGCTTACGCCGCCGCTGATCCCGATCAGCTTTACATTCGTATTGGAATAGGCTACATCAACTTTGCACTGCTCGTAACTTCTGGTTGACAGGAAGCATGCCGGAGATACCGCATAAGACTTCTTGCCGCATTTGGCCAGGCCAGCGGAGATGCTCACCAGATTCTGCTCTGCGATTCCCGTCTCCACGAACTGCTTTGGATACGCACTGGCAAACGGGGCGAAGGATGCGCTTCCTCTTGAGTCGCTGCAAAGCGCTACAATGTCCTGATCCGTTTTCGCCGCCTCCATCAACACTTCACATATTACCTGTTTATTTGCTATCCTACCCACGAAGCGCCGCCTCCTTTCTATCCGCGAGATCTTTTCTGATCTGCGCCAGTTCCTCTCCACTTGGAACTTTGTGGTGCCAGTTTGCTTTGTCCTCCATTACGGAAGAACCCTTCCCTTTCACCGTATTGGCAATGAGCACGGAAGGCCTGCCCTTTACCGTCTTTGCCGTATTGAACGCTTCCTTTAGCTGGTCTATGTCATTGCCATCTTCTACATCGATGACATTCCAGCCAAATGCCTTGAATCTCTCATGAAGGTCATCATGGGCCATCACGTCCTCAGTCCGTCCGGATATCTGCAAGCGGTTTCTATCGACTACCGCGCACAGGTTGTCAAGCTTGTAGTGGCTTGCCGCCATGGCGCCTTCCCATACGGAGCCTTCAGCCAGCTCGCCGTCGCCCATTACCGTGTAGACTCTGTAGTCCCTGTCATCCATCTTTCCGGCAAGCGCCATTCCCACGCTGACCGGAAGGCCATGTCCCAGGGAGCCGGAGTTCATCTCAATTCCCGGAAGCTTATTGTTGGGATGTCCGATGAACTTGGAGCCGAATTTGCTGAACTTGGCGATCACATCCTTGATATCAAAGAATCCCTTTGCTGCCAGCACTGCATAATACGCTTCCACGGAATGCCCCTTGCTCATGATGAACTTGTCGCGGTCCGGGTCATCTGCGTTCAGCGGGCTTATATTCATCTGGTCAAAATAAATCTCTGTCAGTATCTCCATGACGCTCATGTCTCCGCCGATATGTCCGGCCTTCCCTTCCACAATCATGTCGATTACATTTTCTCTTAATTCGTAAGCGAGTGCTTTCAAATTCTCCATAATCATTCTCCTCTTAGATATGCTTTTACATCTTCTTCAATCGGGTCATACAGGTCCGGCTTTACGCCGATATATTTGCATGCCTCATACAGGACAGGAACCACGTCCTTGTGGATTCCCACGCAGTGATGAATGTATGGGCCTTCCACGATCTTGGACTCCAGGCGCTTGATATTGTCAACTTCCACCCAGAGATAGGTTCCCATTCCTTTCGGTCCGTCTACCCCTCTGGCATTGCCAAGGAGCAGAGAGTATTCCCCGTTGTCCCCATCGAATCTGCACAGGGTCACGTCTCCGTGCTTCGCCTCTGCCGTAAGGCTGCCCGGATGGTCGAAAGCCAGCGGATAGGTAAGTTTCGGCTTTTCTAGTGCAACGGATAACGGCCATGGGCCGCAGTGCTGCAGCAGTTCTCCATTCTCGATATCCGGATGGCGGATAGTCCAGTCTGCGAAGAAGCCTCTCTTCTCACCCATTCCTGCCGCCTCTACCAGTAGCGCGGTAATGGCTCCATGAATATCCGTCTCGCATACGACCGGGATTCCCTTCTCATTGAGGATCGCGTTAGCCGCGCAAGGCATGATGCCAAGTTCCGTCTGGAGAGCATTCCAGCACTGGATCGCTCCCGCCTTGCAGCCATACCTGTCGATCAACTGTTCCATGGCAACCGCAAGGGCAGCCACATTCTCCACTTCGTTGTCCTTGATCTTTACTTCCATGTTCTCACGGATGTACGCGATCATTTCCGCGACTTTATCGCCCTCTTCCTTGACCGCCTTGACTTCCTCCGTAAGTTCCGTCATCGGAATCGGGGAAAGCTGGATATTGAACTTCTCCAGAAGCTCGCCTTCATTACACATCGTGGTCCAGAAGTCAAACGGCCTGGTCGAGATCTGAAGGATTCGGATATTGCGGAATGTCTTCACCACGTTGCACACCGCCTGGAAATCTCTTACCCCTCTTTCAAATACCGGGTCATTTAACCTGCAGTTTGTCATATATGTAAATGGTATCTGGAATCTCCTTAATACTTTCCCGGTTGCAAACAGTCCGCACTGCGTGTCTCTGAGCCTCGCACCGTTCTCATCCGGCCTCTCGTCCAGCGGCCCCCACAGAAGAACCGGCACATTCAGTTCTTTCGCAAGCCTTGCGCAGACATATTCCGTACCAAAATTGCAGTGTGCAAGGAACAGTCCGTCAATGCCCGCCTCTTTGAACTTCGCCGCAATCTTCTTGACGTCATTGTCGTCATAAAGAAGTCCTTCTTCATTGATATCATCAATATCAACAAAGTCAATTCCAAGCTCTCTCAGCCTGTCTGCCGTCAATCCTCTGTACTTGATCGCGTCCGGCGCGCTGAAGATGCTTCTCCTTGTGGGTGCATACCCTAATTTGATAGTTGCCATTTTACTTCCTCCATCCTTTCTTGCCCCTTGGCTTCCTCTATATCTAAGTTCCTGACACTTCCTCTTACAAGAAAATCTGTGCCAACCTGTATCTTCATCTTTACTTGCCTTCTGGAATACCGGATATGGTCCAGAGCCCTTCTTACCGCCACCTCTCCCATCTCCTGCTTGTGTACATGGATCGTTGTAAGCCCCGGGGTGGAGACGGAGCCAAAACGGATATCGTCGAATCCTACGATGGACACCTGATTCGGTATCTTGATTCCTTTTTCTTCCAGGGCTCTCATAGCCCCAAGCGCGATCACGTCATTATCCGCGAAGTACGCTGTCGGCAATGCCGGCGCTTCTTCCAGGTAGGCTTTCATGCCTTCGTATGCCGTCTCCAGCGTCGTCCCCAGCGTGACCACGTATTCCGGTGCCTCTGCCAGGCCATGCCTTCCAAGCGTGCGGTAATATCCATATTCCCTGTACTGGAAAGCCTTGATCCGGTAATCCCCCCGCAGATATCCAATTCTGCGATGTCCATTTTCTATCAGATATTCCACCGCGTTGCAGGCTGCATCCGTATTGTTGATCAGCACTCCGTCAAAAGCCATCTCTTCGCACCATCCATCCAGCACGATCATATATCCTTTGTAGTCCATAAAGGGCTGATAGTCTTCTTCCATCATCTCCGTACCCAGGAGTATCATCAGCGAATTGGTGTCTTCAAGCACTTCCTTAAGCCTCTCCTGAAACGCGTCATCTTCATAATTCAGATGGCTGAAGGCCGTCTCATAACCCAGTTCCTTCGCCTGCCGCTCAACACCTTCTATCATGGCAGGAAATATCAGGCTGTCATCTATGATGCGTCCATTCTTCCTGTAGGTCACGAATTTAATCTTTGTTATTGTCTTTTCCGTCTGGTATCCCAGTTCCTCTGCTACTTTGAATATTTTCCTTGAAGTTTCTTCGTTCACACCCTTCTTGCGATTCAAAGCATTGGAGACAGTCGCCGGAGAAAAGCCCGTCATCTGGCTTATCTGTTTTATACTGACCTTCACTTTTTCACCGCCCCTAACTCTTTATGCCCTTATTATAAATATTTATATAAATATTTCAATAGTTTTATAATAAATAATTTTGTTTCATTTACATTTTGTTTAATTACAATAGTTTTACACCGTGTTTTTTGGTTATTATTTACATCTAATACGCTCTACATTTACAATTTGTTCACATTTATTCATTATTTTAGTTAAATGTTTATGTAAATATTTATATAAACATTTAACTAAATAAGTATAAAAAGGCGCAAAAAAAGAAGCGCCCTTTCTTTTGGCGCTTCCAACTCGTCCCGCACAAGGCCAGACCGTTCAATATTATATTTTTCTTACGCTTCCTCTTTCCACAAAATCCGTACAGACTTGTATCTTCATCCTCACTTTCTTGGGATCCTCGATCGCCAGTACCAATTCCCTCACGGCGGTCTCTCCCATCTCCCGCTTATAGACGTTGATCGTCGTAAGCGGCGGGTCCGAGATAGCCCCGAAGGAAATATTGTCAAACCCTATGATAGACACGTCCTCAGGTATTCCGTATCCATACTCCTTAATCGCCCGCATCGCGCCTATAGCTATCGTATCATTATCCGCAAAATATGCCGTCGGTATCACCGGCGTCTCATCCAGATACCGCTTCATTCCTTCATAGGCAGTCTCAATCCGGGTACCCACCGTCGCAATATATTCCGGCCTTACGGGAAGCCCATACCTTTCCATAACCCTTTTGAATCCAATCTCTCTGTACCGGAATGCCTGGATCCGGAAGTCCCCCTGGATATATCCAATGTCCTTATGCCCCTTGCCAGCCAGATATTCCACCGCCTTTGCAGCCGAATCCGTGTTGCTTATCAGCACGCTGTCAAAAAAGTACCGGTCGCTCCACCCGTCCAGCAGGATAATTTTATTCTTGGCTTGAGTAAACGGTTCGAAATCTTCCTCCAGCATCTCCGTTCCCAGAAGAACCACGGCGCTCTCCGTATCCGAGAGAATCTCATTGATCTGCATCTGGTACTGGGCGTCATTGATATCCACATGGCAGAACACCGTCTCGTATCCCATGCTCTTCGCCTGATGCTCTACGCCTTCGATCACTGCCGGATGGAAGGGGCTGTCATCAATAATCAGCCCGCTCCTCCGAAAAATGACGAACCGGATCTTCTTAATCTTCTCCTCCATCCGGTACCCCAGTTCTTCCGCTACCCTGAATATTTTCTCCGACGTCTCCGCATTCACCCCCCGCTTACGGTTCAGCGCATTGGAGACCGTCGCGGGAGAAAATCCTGTGATTTCACTTATTTTCCGTATACTAACCTTCATAATAACCGACCTTCCATTTACTCTGCCTATAATATATCACATATGATTTTAAAAATGAAGGCAACTTTTTGCGCAATCATATTTCCGCGACTTTTTTTGCAAGAAACGTTAAAAGAAGAGGCGCCCCTGCGGGAACCCCTCTTCTTCATGCATTCTTAAGATATTCAATCTTAAATTATTTAAGGTTAACTTCTGCGCCTTCGCCCTCAAGCTTAGCTTTGATTTCCTCAGCCTCAGCCTTAGATGCAGCCTCTTTGATTACCTTCGGAGCGCTGTCAACTAATTCTTTTGCTTCTTTCAGTCCAAGGCCTGTTACTTCACGAACAACCTTGATAACCTTAACCTTAGAAGAGCCTGCGGATACTAATTCTACATCGAACTCATCCTTCTCTTCCGCTGCTGCGCCTGCATCTGCGCCTGCTGCCGCAACTACTACGCCTGCTGCTGCAGATACACCAAATTCTTCTTCACATGCTTTTACTAAGTCATTTAATTCTAATACTGATAATTCTTTGATTGCATCAATAAATTCAGCTGTTGTTAATTTTGCCATTTTATTATCCTCCATTTAATATTATTTTAATTGCAGCGGGTTATTCTACTCCGCCGGTGTTTCTTCTGTTGCCGCTTCTTCTGCAGAGGCTGCTTCTTCTACCGCCGCCTCTTCTGCAGGGGCTGCCGCTTCGCAGTTCCCTGCTCCGCCCTGCTCTGCGATCTGGTTAAGTACACGAGCAAGATTGGTAATTGGTGACTGCATGCTTCCAAGCAATTTGGCCAGCAATTCTTCTCTTGACGGAATCTTTGACAGTTCTGTCAGGCCGTCAACATCGTATACCGCGCCTTCAATCACGCCTGCTTTTAACTCAAGGGCTTTTGCATCTTTTGCGAACTTGCAAAGGATTCTTGCCGGAGCTGTAGCATCGTCTTTAGAGATCGCAATAGCGCTTGGTCCTTCCAAGTGTTCTTCTAAAGCTGCTAATTCAGTTCCTTCAAAAGCTCTCTTCATCATTGTGTTTTTACAAACTTTGTAGACGATTCCTGCATCCCTCAACTGTTTACGCAGTTCTGTATCCTGAGCAACAGTAAGTCCGCGATAGTCAACTAATACAACGCTTGCTGCATCTTTGACATCTTCTGCAATAGCCTGTACGATTGGTTGTTTCAATTCAACTTTTGCCACGAATGGTGCACCTCCTTATAGTATTTGTCCGACTGCGTAAGGAAATAAGTGCTATACGCTAAAAAGCCTCTATATCCAAAGACATAGAGGCATTGTAATTCATAATAACAGAATCCAACTTTCCTCGGCAGGCGTTTGTCTACTTACGCTTACGCACCTGCTGTCTTCGGCAGTCATCGTGAAATATTATATCATCACGCAGATTCCTTGTCAATACTTTTATATATTCTTGCTATTCTATTTCGCCCAGAACCGCATATGAGGGATCATTTTTATCATCGCGGCTGGTATTATACATTTCAAGATCTTTATAACGGGAAATGATGCGGGTGTTATCTCCTGCAACCGTCCTCTTTACGATCAGCCACTTGCCATCACGGCATTCCCAGTTATCAATATCCCGACACCTGGCTTCTACGGTAAATGTCTTGCCTTCCTTGCCCGGCATCTTGCAGGCAGCGTACATATAAGTCTCGCTGACTGCTTTATCCCCGTCCACCTTGATCAGGATGTTCGTCATCATATGATGGGTACAGATCATATGTCTGTGCTGCTCCAGCATATTATCAATAAATCCTCTTCCCGTTCCTCTGTAAGTGGGGCCATAGTCTACCTGGCTGTCCTCTGCAAACACAGAATGCCCCAGTTCATTGTCAATACGGTCAAGCGCGCGGCAGTAAACGTAGATCTGATCCCTTATAGCCTCTTTTGCCAGCAGTGTCTTAATCTCATCCATTTCTTTCAACTCCTTTATTTTTTTGCGTTTCACTAATATCTGTCCTCAGTATACAATCCCGGCGCATTTATCCAAAGCCATATCCGCCTTGCTTTCACGCAGCGACAAGGACAAAAATGCGTCAATTTATTACCGGACAGTCCGTTCTTATATGTCTTTTAAGGATTTCCACCTGGATTCTATCAGCCCTACCGCCTACTGCCAGAATCCCGTGATTAATACGACCGTCTCCTGAAGCCTCCATCCGTCTCAACGCCACAGACAACGGAAAAGAGACAGCATAGCAAGATTTGCTATACTGCCTCTTATTATTCATCTAATATGCAATTACATAACCTTAATCGGGTTAATCTTAACGCCAGGTCCCATTGTAGAAGTAAGCGTCACGCTCTTTAAGAACTGACCCTTTACAGCGGATGGCCTTGCCTTGTTGATTGCATCAATAAGCGTCTGGAAGTTGTCCGT carries:
- a CDS encoding L-fucose/L-arabinose isomerase family protein encodes the protein MATIKLGYAPTRRSIFSAPDAIKYRGLTADRLRELGIDFVDIDDINEEGLLYDDNDVKKIAAKFKEAGIDGLFLAHCNFGTEYVCARLAKELNVPVLLWGPLDERPDENGARLRDTQCGLFATGKVLRRFQIPFTYMTNCRLNDPVFERGVRDFQAVCNVVKTFRNIRILQISTRPFDFWTTMCNEGELLEKFNIQLSPIPMTELTEEVKAVKEEGDKVAEMIAYIRENMEVKIKDNEVENVAALAVAMEQLIDRYGCKAGAIQCWNALQTELGIMPCAANAILNEKGIPVVCETDIHGAITALLVEAAGMGEKRGFFADWTIRHPDIENGELLQHCGPWPLSVALEKPKLTYPLAFDHPGSLTAEAKHGDVTLCRFDGDNGEYSLLLGNARGVDGPKGMGTYLWVEVDNIKRLESKIVEGPYIHHCVGIHKDVVPVLYEACKYIGVKPDLYDPIEEDVKAYLRGE
- the rplL gene encoding 50S ribosomal protein L7/L12, producing MAKLTTAEFIDAIKELSVLELNDLVKACEEEFGVSAAAGVVVAAAGADAGAAAEEKDEFDVELVSAGSSKVKVIKVVREVTGLGLKEAKELVDSAPKVIKEAASKAEAEEIKAKLEGEGAEVNLK
- a CDS encoding transketolase family protein, with translation MGRIANKQVICEVLMEAAKTDQDIVALCSDSRGSASFAPFASAYPKQFVETGIAEQNLVSISAGLAKCGKKSYAVSPACFLSTRSYEQCKVDVAYSNTNVKLIGISGGVSYGALGMSHHSAQDIAAMAAVPNMRVYLPSDRLQTECLVKKLLGDDKPAYIRVGRNAVDDIYEEGSVPFTMDKATVVTEGTDVAIIACGEMVKPAVEAAALLKEQGISAAVVDMYCIKPLDKETIVETASGAKAVVTVEEHAPFGGLGSMVSQVVGSECPRKVINMSLPDEPVITGSSREVFDYYGLNAEGIAQRAAEALK
- the rplJ gene encoding 50S ribosomal protein L10, with the protein product MAKVELKQPIVQAIAEDVKDAASVVLVDYRGLTVAQDTELRKQLRDAGIVYKVCKNTMMKRAFEGTELAALEEHLEGPSAIAISKDDATAPARILCKFAKDAKALELKAGVIEGAVYDVDGLTELSKIPSREELLAKLLGSMQSPITNLARVLNQIAEQGGAGNCEAAAPAEEAAVEEAASAEEAATEETPAE
- a CDS encoding sugar ABC transporter ATP-binding protein, which produces MGETYKCRDDVFLHAEKISKIYPGTKALDEVSFDLLRGKVNVLIGENGAGKSTLMKMIAGIEQPNEGKMYIGDKEVFFKNTTEARKNGIGIIHQELSLFPNLNVYQNIYMNKEKTKGKVVLDNKVHMDGASKVLERLEHPLDLNAKVGELRVGQQQMIEIARNLVEDDLKVLIMDEPTSSLSQQEVKVLFKIMRELTAAGISIVYISHRLEEIMEIGDHVTILRDGKYVADADVKDIDVPWIVHQMTGGAKSYPKRDREVDWSKVENVLEVKDLCLPKAGGGYLVDHLNFELKKGEVLGIYGLMGAGRSEVFECLMGLHPEHTGQIIMEGTELHIKSISQQIDSGFALIPEDRQMQGLVQTLDIEKNCALSALKRYKKGPFLDSKKEAEKVDQEIKDIQIKVADKKLPILSLSGGNQQKVVIGKGILTEPKILLMDEPSRGIDIGAKTEVFDIINKYAEEGLSIIVISSELQEIVSIADRVIVLSNGIKTGEFFGNEIQQDTLVLASYKGHHIEEKES
- a CDS encoding LacI family DNA-binding transcriptional regulator; protein product: MKVSIKQISQMTGFSPATVSNALNRKKGVNEETSRKIFKVAEELGYQTEKTITKIKFVTYRKNGRIIDDSLIFPAMIEGVERQAKELGYETAFSHLNYEDDAFQERLKEVLEDTNSLMILLGTEMMEEDYQPFMDYKGYMIVLDGWCEEMAFDGVLINNTDAACNAVEYLIENGHRRIGYLRGDYRIKAFQYREYGYYRTLGRHGLAEAPEYVVTLGTTLETAYEGMKAYLEEAPALPTAYFADNDVIALGAMRALEEKGIKIPNQVSIVGFDDIRFGSVSTPGLTTIHVHKQEMGEVAVRRALDHIRYSRRQVKMKIQVGTDFLVRGSVRNLDIEEAKGQERMEEVKWQLSN
- a CDS encoding DUF2291 domain-containing protein, whose amino-acid sequence is MKKRMLALALAFTLAASTLLTGCGIVKVIKIGEEGKYTGDVEFNAGDDVAAIWEESALPELNAKAVDLKEFLEQSNGDLTALAEEYGSYSMGKSGELSYAVKGTGTVEEVNTQSQAGYMSVKLEGYNGTESVKIQIGPVYKGSSIRDTLGFIKFGDYKNQEQWAAVSQSINEIVAKDVVGPAKPESLQGKTISFVGAFTVSSGSSDVLITPVVLEAK
- a CDS encoding LacI family DNA-binding transcriptional regulator — its product is MKVSIRKISEITGFSPATVSNALNRKRGVNAETSEKIFRVAEELGYRMEEKIKKIRFVIFRRSGLIIDDSPFHPAVIEGVEHQAKSMGYETVFCHVDINDAQYQMQINEILSDTESAVVLLGTEMLEEDFEPFTQAKNKIILLDGWSDRYFFDSVLISNTDSAAKAVEYLAGKGHKDIGYIQGDFRIQAFRYREIGFKRVMERYGLPVRPEYIATVGTRIETAYEGMKRYLDETPVIPTAYFADNDTIAIGAMRAIKEYGYGIPEDVSIIGFDNISFGAISDPPLTTINVYKREMGETAVRELVLAIEDPKKVRMKIQVCTDFVERGSVRKI
- a CDS encoding nuclear transport factor 2 family protein; the encoded protein is MDEIKTLLAKEAIRDQIYVYCRALDRIDNELGHSVFAEDSQVDYGPTYRGTGRGFIDNMLEQHRHMICTHHMMTNILIKVDGDKAVSETYMYAACKMPGKEGKTFTVEARCRDIDNWECRDGKWLIVKRTVAGDNTRIISRYKDLEMYNTSRDDKNDPSYAVLGEIE
- a CDS encoding transketolase, translated to MENLKALAYELRENVIDMIVEGKAGHIGGDMSVMEILTEIYFDQMNISPLNADDPDRDKFIMSKGHSVEAYYAVLAAKGFFDIKDVIAKFSKFGSKFIGHPNNKLPGIEMNSGSLGHGLPVSVGMALAGKMDDRDYRVYTVMGDGELAEGSVWEGAMAASHYKLDNLCAVVDRNRLQISGRTEDVMAHDDLHERFKAFGWNVIDVEDGNDIDQLKEAFNTAKTVKGRPSVLIANTVKGKGSSVMEDKANWHHKVPSGEELAQIRKDLADRKEAALRG
- a CDS encoding D-ribose ABC transporter substrate-binding protein; protein product: MKGFKKVLAVLLTVAMVGAMAVGCGSKGDDKKAEDKKTEDKAEDKKNDEALKGGGSNIMYIITPSVSNPAFKAEVDTASAKAEEFGYEVKAVSHDDDPTKQTELFDSAIADKAAAIICDNAGADATVEAVKKAREAGIPTFLIDREINEEGVAISQIVANNYQGAKAIAEKFVEAMGEKGKYVELLGKESDTNAGVRSSAFHEVIDQYPDMEMVAQQTANWEKTEAYDKMEAMLQANPDIEGVICGNDTMLEGVCAALQAAGKKLPVIGVDGSDEAAALIKSGDATGTALQQFAVIAEMAVEQADQYLKEGSTGVDEKQLVDCIAITSENVDKLAGFVYTE